CATGTAGTCGGAGAACACCAGGAAGGTGCCGCCGTAGATACGGGTGTTGCCGTGCAGCGCGATGCCGTTCATCTCGGCGGCCATGGAGTGCTCGCGGATGCCGAAGTGGATCGTGCGGCCGTACGGGTCGGCCCCGGGGAGCGGGTTGCCCTTCGGGAGGAACGAGCTCGTCTTGTCGATGGTCGTGTTGTTCGAGCCCGCGAGGTCGGCGGAGCCGCCCCACAGCTCGGGGAGCACACCGCCGAGCGCCTGCAGCACCTTGCCGGAGGCCGCGCGGGTCGCCACGGACGTGCCGGCCTCGAAGACCGGCAGCGCGCCCTCCCAGCCCTCGGGGAGCTGTCCCGCCACGATCCGGTCGAAGAGCTTCGCGCGCTCGGGCTGCTCGGTGCGCCACTCGGCGAGCTGCTTGTTCCAGGCGGCGTGGGCCTCGGCGCCGCGGTCGAGGGCGCGACGGGCGTGGTTCAGGACCTCGTCCGACACCTCGAAGGACTGCTCGGGGTCGAAGCCCAGCAGGCGCTTGGTGGCGGCGATCTCCTCCGCGCCCAGCGCCGAGCCGTGCGAGGCCTCGGTGTTCCGCGCGTTCGGGGCGGGCCAGGCGATGACCGTGCGCATCGCGATGATCGAGGGCCGCCCGGTCTCGTTCCTGGCGGCGGTCAGGGCCTCGTACAGCGCGGGTACGTCGATGTCACCGGCCGAGTCGCCGTCCGCCGAGGGCTCGACCCGCTGGACGTGCCAGCCGTACGCCTCGTAGCGCTTGAGCACGTCCTCGGAGAAGGCCGTGGCGGTGTCGCCCTCGATGGAGATGTGGTTGTCGTCGTAGACGAAGACGAGGTTGCCGAGCTTCTGGTGGCCCGCCAGTGAGGACGCCTCGGCGGAGATGCCCTCCTCCAGGTCGCCGTCGGAGACGATGCCCCAGATGGTGTGGTCGAAGGGGGACTCGCCCTCGGGGGCGTCCGGGTCGAAGAGGCCGCGCTCGTAGCGGGCGGCCATCGCCATGCCCACCGCGTTGGCGACGCCCTGGCCCAGCGGGCCCGTGGTGGTCTCGACCCCGGCGGTGTGGCCGTACTCGGGGTGCCCCGGCGTCTTCGAGCCATGGGTGCGGAACGCCTTCAGGTCGTCCAGCTCCAGCTCGTAGCCGGAGAGGAAGAGCTGGGTGTAGAGCGTCAGCGAGGTGTGGCCGGGGGAGAGGACGAAGCGGTCGCGGCCGGTCCACTCCGGGTCTGCCGGGTCGTGGCGCATCACCTTCTGAAAGAGGGTGTACGCGGCCGGGGCCAGACTCATCGCGGTGCCCGGGTGGCCGTTGCCGACCTTCTGCACGGCGTCCGCCGCCAGAAGACGGGCCGTGTCGACGGCTCGCCGGTCCAGGTCGGTCCACTCCAAGCCGTCGGGTGTCTGCGCGCTCATCTTCAACAAATCCTCACGGGAAGCCCGGTAACTGCTCTGATGCGTTCAACCTTAAAAGTCGGACTTATTCTGGGGAAGGTGCCCCTGTGTCAGCCTTTGGTGAAAGTGGGACAACGATCACGGGACCGAACCGGCAAGAGAAGGATATGGCGGACACAAGCACTCAATTCGAGGACGGGTTCCGGAGCGGGATCAGAACCTTTCCCTTCCCCGTCGACCGCAGCGTCCTCGGCGTGGGCATGCAGGTGGGCCCGATGGAAGCAGGCCGCAGCTGGCATTCGGGTGAACAGATCGAGCGCGTCCACCGGATCGACTTCCATGTGGTCCTGCTCTTCCGGGGCGGCCCCGTCCGGCACATGATCGACTTCGACGAGTACGAGGCGGGGGACGGCGAGATCCTGTGGATCCGGCCCGGCCAGGTGCACCGCTTCTCCTCGCCGGCGGACTACCGCGGCACCGCCCTGATCATGCAGCCGGGCTTCCTGCCCCGCGCCACCGTGGAGGCGGCCGGCCTCTACCGCTACGACCTGCCCCCGCTGCTGCGCCCCGACCGCGGCCGGCTCACCGCGCTGGAGAACTCCCTCGCCCACCTGGAGCGCGAGTACGTCGACACGGGCACCCTGCCGCTCAGCCTGCACACCGCCGTGCTGCGGCACAGCCTGACCGCGTTCCTGCTGCGCCTGGCCCACCTCGCGGCCGGCGCCGCCGACGCGGCCCACGCGCGGACGGACAGCACCTTCACCCGCTTCCGCGAGGCCGTCGAGAAGGGCTTCGCCACCAACCACAGTGTCAGCGCCTACGCCGACGCCCTCGGCTACTCCCGGCGCACCCTGGTCCGCGCGGTCCGCGCCGCGACCGGCGAGACCCCCAAGGGCTTCATCGACAAACGGGTGGTCCTGGAGGCCAAGCGCCTGCTGGCCCACACGGACATGCCGATCGGCCGCGTCGGCGCCGTCGTGGGCTTCCCGGACGCGGCCAACTTCTCCAAGTTCTTCACCCAGCACACGGGCACGACACCGGTGACGTTCCGGACGGAGCTGCGCTGAGGAACCCTGGTGGGGGCGGCCCGTCAGGACCGCCCCCACCAGGGCTGGAGGTGACTCGGCTACGCTCGACTACGTTCTCAGTGACCGAAGTTGAACCAGTTCACGTTCACGAAGTCAGCCGGCTGGCCGCTCGTGAAGGTGAGGTAGACGTCGTGCGTGCCCGTGACGTTGCTGATGTTCGCGGGTACGGTCCGCCAGCTCTGCCAGCCCCCGGTGTTGGCCAGCGCGAAGCTGCCGATGGGTGTGCTCGTACGGCTGTCGAGGCGGACCTCGACCAGGCCGCTGACGGAGTTGCCCGCGCCGCTCGCCACCCGGGCGACGAACTGCCTGGCCGCCGTGGAGCCGAAGTTGACGCCCTTGTACTGCGCCCAGTCGCCGTTGGCGAGGGCGCCGATGTTCTGGCCGCCGCCCGAGTCGGTGGTGGTCTCGGTGATCGTGCCGCTCTGGCCGTCGAACGACTCGGCCTGGATCGCGCTGTACGCGTCACGGTTGCCGGTCGGCGGAGGGGTGGTGCCGCCGCCCGACGTGAGCACCTGCACGTAGTCCACGACCATCGGGTTGCCCGGCACCGTGGCACCGTCCGGGCCACCGCCGAAGGCGTCCACGAAACCGCCGCCCATCGCCACGTTCAGGATGATGAAGTACCCGTGGTTCGTGGCGTTCGCCCAGGTCGTCGCGTCCACCTGGTTGGCCCGTACGGTGTGGTAGTTGACGCCGTCGACGTAGAAGCGGATCTCCTCCACGCTCGTCGACCTGTCCCACTCCAGGCCGTACGTGTGGAAGCCCGCCTGACAGGTCGTGCCGGGACAGGCGCGGGAACTGCCGATGCCGGTCGTCTCGTTGCACGGGCCGCCCGGGTTGGTGCCGCAGTGCATCGTGGACCACACGGTGTTGAGGCCCTGGACGTTCTCCATGATGTCCAGCTCGCCGACGGCCGGCCAGTTCTGGTAGTTGCCGCGGTAGGGCGCGCCCAGCATCCAGAACGCCGGCCAGTACCCGCGGGCGGCGGCGCCCGTCACGTTCGGCATCTGGATCCGGGACTGCACCCGCAGCTTGCCCCCGGCGGGCGGCTGGAAGTCGGTGCGGTTGGTCTCGATGCGGCCCGAGGTCCAGTTGCCCGACGTGTCGCGCCGCGGGGTGATCCGCAGGTTGCCGGCGCCGTCCAGCGCCACGTTGTTGGTGCTGGACGTCATGTTCTCGATCTCGCCCGTACCCCAGTTGGAGGGCCCGCCCGGATAGCCGTGGCCGGTCGAGTACTGCCAGTTCGAGGTGTTGACGCCGGTGCCGGCGCTGCCGTTGAAGTCGTCGACGAAGACCTGGGTCCAGCCGCTGGGCGGCGCGGGCGCGTCCGCCTGTGCCGCCGAGGCCCCGGCCGCCGCCAGGCTCAGCACGCCGACGAGCGCGATGACCGAACGCCGTATCCGACCGGGTCTTGCGGGGGTGCCGGAAGTTTCCCTCATGGGTGCCTCTTCACGTACGGAAGTGGGGGTGCGCGGGGTGTTGCCGAGAGCTGTTGAGAGCGCTCTCATCACTGCTGCGCGGCCAATGTGCTCTTCAGTACTCCGGCCGTCAAGAGGTAAAGCGGTAAAAGCCGTGCGGGGGCCCGGGAGTTCACACCGTGAAGGAGGGGCGGGGAGCGGAAGAGAGGGGGCGGCGGCCCGGGACGACTGCCCGCACGCACAGAAAACGAGCCTCGGTTCCGCCGCCGGAGCGCCTTCCCCGGGGGGCACGCGCTAGCTTCGTCCTGCCGATCGAATCCTCGTTCGGCCGCGCCTTCCCGTACACGGAACTCGCGTGTCACGCACGGGCGTTGACGGGCACCGGGACGAGGGGAACGGGACGGTGGGACAAGTTCGCGCGCACGACCCCCGGCGGTTGCTGCTGGTCGAGGACGACCGGGAGCTGGGCTCCATGCTCTCCGAGACACTGCGGCAGGAGGGGTACGCCGTCGACGTGGCGACGGACGGCCAGCGGGGCCTGCATCTGGGCCTGGCGCGTCAGTACGACGTGCTCGTCGTCGACCGGCGCCTGCCGGGCCTGGACGGCCTCGACCTGCTGGGCCGGCTGCGGTCCCGCGCGGTCCGTACGCCGGTCATGCTGCTGACCGCGATGGGCACGGTGCACGACCGGGTCGACGGGCTCGACGCCGGCGCCGACGACTACCTGGTCAAGCCCTTCGAACTCGATGAACTCAGCGCCCGATTACGGGCCTTGTGCAGACGCGCACTCGATGTGGCCGACGTGCTGCGGATCGGCTCGGGGCACCTGTACGTCAGCCACCGCGAGGTGGAACTCGCCGACGGCGAGCGGATCGGGCTCGCCGCGCGGGAGTTCGAACTGCTGTGGGTGCTGGCCTCCCGCCCCGAAACCGTGTACTCGCGGGCGGAACTGCGCCGGGCGGTCTTCCACGAGGCGCCCGCGTCCTCCATCGTCGACACCTACGTCTACTACCTGCGCCGCAAACTCGGCCGGCAGGTGGTGCGCACGGTCCGTGGCCTGGGCTACCGACTGGGGTCGCTGTGAGGGCGTCGGCGTACGCGGAAGGGGCGGCGGTGCGCCGGGCACGCCTGCGGATCTCCGTGATCACCGCTCTCACCATCACCCTGCTGATCACGCTCGTGGGCGGTGTGGCCCACACGGTCATGACCCACGCGCAGGACGATCAGGTACGGCGCGAACTGCGCTACGGCGCGGCGCGCGGCGGCCTGTCGAGCCCGCCGGTGTGCACCTGGCTGTACGCGCCCGGAGCGACCCCGCTCGCGAACGCCCCGGCCGGGTTCCCGGTGCGCGCCGACATGGACCGGGCGCGGCGGACCGGGCAGGCCGTGGAGCGCACGGTACGGCGCAACGACACGGTCTACCTCGTGCGTACGCAGGTCAGGACGGACGGCGAACTGGTCCAGGCGGTCTTCGACATGCGTTTCCAGCTCGCCGACCGCAGATACCTGTGGTCCGCGCTCGGCGTCGCCGAGATCGTGGGGCTGATCGCCGCGGCCGTGACCGGCGCGGTCCTGGGGAACCGGGCGGTGGCCCCGCTCGCCGAGGCCCTCGCCCGCCAGCGACGGTTCGTCGCGGACGCCAGCCACGAGCTGCGCACCCCGATCACCCAGGTGTACACGCGGGCGCAGGTGCTGTCACGGCAGGCGGCCGACGAGGACCTCCCGGCCCGGCACCGGGACGGGCTGGCCCGGCTGGTGGGGTCGGTCAGCCGGCTCGGTGAGGTACTGGACGATCTGCTGCTGTCCGCGAGTCTCGCGGCGGACCCGGCGCGGCGGTCGGAACACCGCCATGTCGAACTGGTCACGCTGGCCCGGTCGGTGGTCGCCGAGGAGTCGGACCGCACACACGAGGGCGGCCTCACCGTGGTCGTGAACGGCCCCTCGTATCCGCTGTGCGTCGACGGCATCGAGTCCGCCCTGCGCCGCGCCGTCGGCGAGCTGCTGGTGAACGCGATCGGACACACCCCGGCGGGCGGGCGGATCGAGGTGGACCTCGCGCGCACCGGCGGGACGGTCCAGCTGACCGTCGCGGACACCGGGTCCGGCTTCGAGCCCGCCGAGGCGGAGCTGCTGTTCGAGAGGTTCCACCGCGGTGACGGGGGCGGGCGGTACGGTCTGGGGCTCGCGCTGCTGCGGGAGGTCATCGCCCATCACGGCGGCACGGTGGCCGCGACCGGCCGCCCGGGATGCGGCGCCCGGTTCACCGTCCGGCTGCCGGAGTGCGTTTCGGCGCCCGTCCCTGATCCGGCGCAGCCGGTCACGGCAGGTCGGTCGTGACGAGCAGCCGGGCCGCCGCACGGACGTCGGCGTCCAGCGGGCGGTCCCGCTCGACCGCGGGAACCGTCTCGACGAGGAGGTCGAGCAGCCCGCCGCAGCGGGGCGCGGTGGGGCGGCGCGCCCCGACGTGCGCGGCCTGGCGCAGCCCGAGGGCGAGCGACCCGCACAGCAGGCGGAGCAGCTCCGCCATGTCGTAGGAGCGCAGGGCGGCCTGGGTGCCGAACGGGACGACGTCCTGGTTGTGGAGGTTGGTCGGCAGGCTCTGCATGCCGGCCGGTGCCGCCGCGCGGCGGATCTCGGCGACCAGGGCGGTGGTGGCCAGCTGTACGCCCTGCAGTCCGTGCTGCTGCCCCGGCGTGGTGGCGAGCATGGG
This sequence is a window from Streptomyces ortus. Protein-coding genes within it:
- the tkt gene encoding transketolase, which produces MSAQTPDGLEWTDLDRRAVDTARLLAADAVQKVGNGHPGTAMSLAPAAYTLFQKVMRHDPADPEWTGRDRFVLSPGHTSLTLYTQLFLSGYELELDDLKAFRTHGSKTPGHPEYGHTAGVETTTGPLGQGVANAVGMAMAARYERGLFDPDAPEGESPFDHTIWGIVSDGDLEEGISAEASSLAGHQKLGNLVFVYDDNHISIEGDTATAFSEDVLKRYEAYGWHVQRVEPSADGDSAGDIDVPALYEALTAARNETGRPSIIAMRTVIAWPAPNARNTEASHGSALGAEEIAATKRLLGFDPEQSFEVSDEVLNHARRALDRGAEAHAAWNKQLAEWRTEQPERAKLFDRIVAGQLPEGWEGALPVFEAGTSVATRAASGKVLQALGGVLPELWGGSADLAGSNNTTIDKTSSFLPKGNPLPGADPYGRTIHFGIREHSMAAEMNGIALHGNTRIYGGTFLVFSDYMRNAVRLSALMQLPVTYVWTHDSIGLGEDGPTHQPVEHLASLRAIPGLNVVRPADANETAIAWAEITRRHAVNPAPHGLALTRQGVPTYEADADAAKGGYVLRDSSTEVPDVLLIATGSEVQLAVAAREQLEAEGVGTRVVSMPSVEWFEEQSAEYRESVLPTAVKARVAVEAGIGLTWYRYVGDAGRIVSLEHFGASADAGILFAEYGFTAENVAASARESVAAARG
- a CDS encoding helix-turn-helix transcriptional regulator produces the protein MADTSTQFEDGFRSGIRTFPFPVDRSVLGVGMQVGPMEAGRSWHSGEQIERVHRIDFHVVLLFRGGPVRHMIDFDEYEAGDGEILWIRPGQVHRFSSPADYRGTALIMQPGFLPRATVEAAGLYRYDLPPLLRPDRGRLTALENSLAHLEREYVDTGTLPLSLHTAVLRHSLTAFLLRLAHLAAGAADAAHARTDSTFTRFREAVEKGFATNHSVSAYADALGYSRRTLVRAVRAATGETPKGFIDKRVVLEAKRLLAHTDMPIGRVGAVVGFPDAANFSKFFTQHTGTTPVTFRTELR
- a CDS encoding glycoside hydrolase family 16 protein — protein: MRETSGTPARPGRIRRSVIALVGVLSLAAAGASAAQADAPAPPSGWTQVFVDDFNGSAGTGVNTSNWQYSTGHGYPGGPSNWGTGEIENMTSSTNNVALDGAGNLRITPRRDTSGNWTSGRIETNRTDFQPPAGGKLRVQSRIQMPNVTGAAARGYWPAFWMLGAPYRGNYQNWPAVGELDIMENVQGLNTVWSTMHCGTNPGGPCNETTGIGSSRACPGTTCQAGFHTYGLEWDRSTSVEEIRFYVDGVNYHTVRANQVDATTWANATNHGYFIILNVAMGGGFVDAFGGGPDGATVPGNPMVVDYVQVLTSGGGTTPPPTGNRDAYSAIQAESFDGQSGTITETTTDSGGGQNIGALANGDWAQYKGVNFGSTAARQFVARVASGAGNSVSGLVEVRLDSRTSTPIGSFALANTGGWQSWRTVPANISNVTGTHDVYLTFTSGQPADFVNVNWFNFGH
- a CDS encoding response regulator transcription factor gives rise to the protein MGQVRAHDPRRLLLVEDDRELGSMLSETLRQEGYAVDVATDGQRGLHLGLARQYDVLVVDRRLPGLDGLDLLGRLRSRAVRTPVMLLTAMGTVHDRVDGLDAGADDYLVKPFELDELSARLRALCRRALDVADVLRIGSGHLYVSHREVELADGERIGLAAREFELLWVLASRPETVYSRAELRRAVFHEAPASSIVDTYVYYLRRKLGRQVVRTVRGLGYRLGSL
- a CDS encoding sensor histidine kinase, with the protein product MRRARLRISVITALTITLLITLVGGVAHTVMTHAQDDQVRRELRYGAARGGLSSPPVCTWLYAPGATPLANAPAGFPVRADMDRARRTGQAVERTVRRNDTVYLVRTQVRTDGELVQAVFDMRFQLADRRYLWSALGVAEIVGLIAAAVTGAVLGNRAVAPLAEALARQRRFVADASHELRTPITQVYTRAQVLSRQAADEDLPARHRDGLARLVGSVSRLGEVLDDLLLSASLAADPARRSEHRHVELVTLARSVVAEESDRTHEGGLTVVVNGPSYPLCVDGIESALRRAVGELLVNAIGHTPAGGRIEVDLARTGGTVQLTVADTGSGFEPAEAELLFERFHRGDGGGRYGLGLALLREVIAHHGGTVAATGRPGCGARFTVRLPECVSAPVPDPAQPVTAGRS